In one Pseudoclavibacter sp. Marseille-Q3772 genomic region, the following are encoded:
- a CDS encoding RDD family protein: MPASSSTSSYPGERLGLPESGPGSLATMGSRVIALLIDWGIAAGISVVWFNYDPLAIAIGFFALTTLAIVCMGSSIGHLICGMRLNTVAAQAPGVWRPILRQALLLLVVPALVVDEDGRSAHDTLSGLVLRRFR; this comes from the coding sequence ATGCCCGCATCTTCTTCGACTTCGTCCTATCCCGGTGAACGGCTCGGCCTACCGGAGAGCGGACCAGGATCGCTGGCCACGATGGGGTCACGCGTGATCGCCCTATTGATCGACTGGGGTATCGCCGCGGGAATCTCCGTTGTTTGGTTCAACTACGACCCGTTAGCGATCGCAATTGGCTTCTTCGCGCTGACAACACTTGCCATCGTGTGCATGGGCAGTTCAATCGGGCATCTCATCTGCGGTATGCGGCTCAATACCGTTGCCGCCCAAGCTCCCGGAGTGTGGCGTCCGATACTGCGTCAAGCTCTATTGCTGTTGGTGGTCCCGGCGCTGGTTGTTGATGAGGATGGTCGCAGTGCTCACGACACATTGAGCGGGCTAGTGCTGCGGCGGTTCAGATAG
- the sucB gene encoding 2-oxoglutarate dehydrogenase, E2 component, dihydrolipoamide succinyltransferase: protein MSQDVTLPALGESVTEGTVTRWLKNVGDTVEIDEPLVEVSTDKVDTEVPSPVAGTLQEIVVNEDETAEVGAVLARIGDGAAAQSTGSDSGDKQQTEQSGEPAGAQQSDSGEPTQPSNESASATGSAEGEEVSLPSLGESVTEGTVTRWLKQVGDSVNVDEALVEVSTDKVDTEVPSPVAGTLLEIRVNEDETAQVGSVLAIVGDGSAASKPREDSSPEAAASQPKPETDVTTDAAASEGGARTVSTPDPVAASTGKQADQSAAAGNGSTTPASSGPTPPKRPRSKSDPRYITPIVRKLANAKGVDLTQISGTGVGGRIRKEDVLAAAEQSAAKSAPAAAAAKPASEYEVSPLRGTSEKMSRLRKVISSRAVESMQQTAQLTTMVEVDVTRVAKFRQARKAEFLEKTGSKLSFLPFFAVAAVEALQTYPVINATVKDDEIHYPDHENISIAVDTERGLLTPVVKNAGGMSLAELAKSIDDLASRTRDNKLTPDELAGGTFTLTNTGSRGALFDTPLVFLPQLAILGTGAVVKKPAVVMTEDGNEAIAIRSMVHLALSYDHRIIDGADAARFLTQIKQRLEEGNFEANLGY from the coding sequence ATGAGTCAGGACGTCACCCTGCCCGCGCTTGGTGAGAGCGTGACTGAGGGCACCGTTACCCGCTGGTTGAAGAACGTGGGCGACACCGTCGAGATCGATGAGCCGCTAGTTGAGGTTTCAACCGACAAGGTTGATACCGAGGTGCCGTCGCCAGTCGCGGGTACGCTGCAGGAAATTGTCGTGAACGAGGATGAGACCGCGGAAGTTGGCGCGGTGCTGGCACGTATTGGTGACGGTGCGGCTGCGCAGTCGACGGGTTCGGACTCCGGCGACAAGCAGCAAACAGAGCAGAGCGGCGAGCCAGCTGGTGCGCAACAGAGCGATTCCGGGGAACCCACCCAGCCCAGCAACGAATCAGCATCCGCCACCGGTTCAGCCGAAGGCGAAGAAGTATCGCTCCCCTCGCTTGGCGAAAGTGTCACCGAAGGTACGGTCACCCGTTGGCTTAAGCAGGTTGGCGACAGCGTGAACGTCGATGAAGCTCTGGTTGAAGTATCTACGGACAAGGTCGACACCGAGGTTCCCTCGCCGGTCGCGGGTACGCTGCTCGAGATCCGCGTGAACGAGGACGAGACCGCACAGGTGGGCTCGGTACTTGCAATCGTTGGCGATGGCAGTGCGGCGTCGAAGCCTCGTGAAGATTCGTCACCAGAAGCTGCCGCAAGTCAGCCGAAGCCGGAAACGGACGTTACCACTGACGCCGCAGCTTCCGAGGGTGGTGCGCGCACGGTTTCAACGCCGGATCCCGTTGCCGCCAGCACCGGTAAGCAAGCTGACCAGTCGGCTGCGGCAGGAAACGGCTCAACGACGCCTGCATCCAGCGGTCCCACTCCCCCGAAGCGTCCGCGTTCCAAGAGCGATCCGCGGTACATCACCCCGATTGTTCGCAAGCTCGCCAACGCCAAGGGTGTTGACCTGACGCAGATCAGCGGCACTGGAGTTGGCGGTCGTATCCGCAAGGAAGATGTTCTTGCCGCTGCCGAGCAGTCTGCGGCCAAGTCGGCACCCGCTGCCGCCGCTGCTAAGCCGGCAAGTGAATACGAGGTCTCGCCGCTTCGCGGTACGAGCGAGAAGATGTCGCGCTTGCGTAAGGTGATTTCCTCACGCGCAGTGGAGTCGATGCAGCAGACCGCTCAGCTCACGACGATGGTTGAGGTTGATGTCACGCGGGTGGCTAAGTTCCGTCAAGCACGCAAGGCCGAGTTCCTCGAGAAAACCGGCAGCAAGCTGTCCTTCTTGCCGTTCTTCGCCGTCGCCGCGGTGGAAGCCCTGCAGACCTACCCGGTAATTAACGCGACGGTCAAGGACGATGAGATCCACTACCCGGACCACGAGAACATCTCGATCGCGGTTGACACGGAACGGGGCCTGCTCACTCCGGTGGTAAAGAACGCTGGTGGAATGTCGCTGGCTGAGCTCGCTAAGTCGATCGACGATCTCGCGAGCCGTACACGAGACAACAAGCTCACCCCGGATGAGCTTGCCGGTGGTACGTTCACGCTCACCAACACCGGTTCGCGTGGCGCGCTGTTCGACACTCCCCTGGTGTTCTTGCCACAGCTGGCCATCCTCGGTACCGGTGCGGTTGTGAAGAAGCCTGCCGTGGTGATGACCGAGGACGGTAATGAAGCCATTGCAATCCGTTCCATGGTGCACCTGGCGCTGAGCTACGACCACCGGATCATCGACGGTGCAGACGCAGCCCGATTCCTCACGCAGATCAAGCAGCGGCTTGAAGAGGGTAACTTCGAGGCAAACCTCGGGTACTAG
- the lpdA gene encoding dihydrolipoyl dehydrogenase — protein sequence MAEQHFDLVVLGGGSAGYAAAIRATQLGKSAVVVEKDKLGGTCLHRGCVPTKAMLHAAEVADAVEDGERVGVQLQLQAIDAEKLGAFRDGIVASKFKGLQGLLKAKKIEVVNGEGKLIDKNKVAVGDTVLVGEHIVLATGSYSRSIPGLDITGNVITSDQALQMDWIPQRAVVLGGGVIGLEFASLWRSLGAEVTIIEGLPHLAPAEDEAISKQLERAYKKRGISFQLGTKFESVTQDDYGVHVKTDKGETIDGDVLLVAVGRGPVTDGLGFEEVGVNLERGFVTVNDKLETSVPGVYAIGDIVPGLQLAHRSYQHGVFVAEQIAGMEPVMVADVNIPKVTYAEPQIASVGLTEAKAIEEHGAENLTSYEYNLAGNAKSSILGTAGFVKAVRLNDGPVLGIHMIGARVGELVGQAQLIVNWEAFPEDVAQLIHAHPTQNETIGETMMALAGRPLHAI from the coding sequence GTGGCCGAACAACACTTCGATCTCGTAGTACTCGGTGGCGGCAGCGCCGGTTACGCCGCTGCCATTCGCGCTACGCAACTGGGCAAGTCCGCAGTCGTAGTCGAGAAAGACAAACTGGGCGGTACCTGCTTGCACCGCGGCTGTGTGCCGACCAAAGCAATGTTGCACGCCGCTGAGGTAGCGGATGCGGTTGAAGACGGTGAGCGCGTCGGTGTTCAGCTGCAGCTGCAAGCGATTGATGCCGAGAAGCTCGGCGCCTTCCGTGACGGCATCGTTGCCAGCAAGTTCAAAGGTCTGCAAGGGCTGCTCAAGGCGAAGAAGATTGAGGTCGTCAACGGTGAGGGAAAGCTCATCGACAAGAACAAGGTTGCCGTCGGCGACACTGTCCTCGTCGGCGAGCACATCGTGCTGGCAACCGGGTCGTATTCACGTTCCATCCCGGGACTGGATATCACCGGGAATGTGATCACCAGCGATCAGGCGCTTCAGATGGATTGGATTCCGCAGCGCGCGGTCGTACTCGGTGGTGGCGTTATCGGTCTCGAGTTTGCAAGTCTGTGGCGTTCACTCGGCGCTGAGGTGACGATCATCGAGGGTCTACCGCACCTCGCTCCGGCAGAAGATGAGGCGATTTCTAAGCAGCTGGAGCGTGCATATAAGAAGCGCGGTATTAGCTTCCAGCTCGGCACCAAGTTCGAGTCGGTTACCCAGGATGACTATGGCGTTCACGTGAAAACTGACAAGGGCGAAACTATCGATGGTGATGTGCTGCTCGTCGCCGTCGGTCGTGGTCCGGTTACTGATGGGCTCGGCTTCGAAGAAGTCGGCGTCAACCTGGAACGTGGATTCGTCACGGTGAATGACAAGCTCGAAACGAGTGTTCCGGGTGTCTACGCAATCGGCGATATCGTGCCCGGTCTGCAACTGGCGCACCGTAGCTATCAGCACGGTGTGTTCGTGGCTGAACAGATCGCCGGAATGGAGCCGGTCATGGTTGCCGACGTTAATATCCCCAAGGTGACCTACGCAGAGCCGCAGATCGCATCCGTTGGCCTCACCGAGGCAAAGGCCATCGAGGAGCACGGCGCCGAGAACTTAACCAGCTACGAATACAACCTTGCGGGCAACGCAAAGAGTTCGATTCTGGGAACGGCCGGATTCGTCAAAGCTGTTCGTTTGAACGACGGACCGGTGCTCGGTATTCACATGATTGGCGCGCGCGTGGGCGAGCTTGTTGGACAGGCTCAGCTCATCGTGAACTGGGAGGCCTTCCCCGAGGATGTCGCCCAGCTCATTCACGCACACCCAACCCAGAACGAAACGATCGGTGAGACGATGATGGCGCTTGCCGGTCGTCCACTGCACGCAATCTAG
- a CDS encoding bifunctional [glutamine synthetase] adenylyltransferase/[glutamine synthetase]-adenylyl-L-tyrosine phosphorylase: MTRTSTRTRLLRIGFTDSVVANERLTYLSDELDVSVSEILCCIESVDPDPDAALAGLCEVLDADSAEVAKWVSDGALLQTAFTLMATSSAFVGLLRRHPEVLPQIHEHATELSAASAIEARLQHAIDGAPAGSEEAISALRVQYLMEVAKIALYDIRLPEPAVSIQRIGKVLADLADAAMRAALEVAKAQVVAAEPGFGRCSQEQLDGLSFAVIGFGKCGAQELNYISDIDVMFVAEPKPDSDLEVHNAIKVATRLAQALMRITSDFGAEPALWEVDAGLRPEGKDGELVRTVDSYLRYYERWAKNWEFMALLKARPMAGDTALAERFVSAVEPLVWQSGSRDDFVKQTQRMRARVIEHIPADEAGRELKLGSGGLRDVEFPVQLLQLVHGQVDDSLRVASTLDAISVLAAGGYIGRDDAAEFTNDYRYLRLLEHRVQLRTLHRTHLMPDDPHELRVLARAARMGTSADLTAELSRVQRRVRTLHKKLFFRPLVAASAGLDPEAFQLASDRILTRLRAIGYLDPQGALAHIQALTQGVSRRSTMQRHLLPVLLEWFAEGTNPDQGLLAFRKLSEQNGDASWYLRLLRDSNLAARRLCDALANSTFCARFLELFPEAVQWLDSDRSLTPRSTEQLWPELASAFTRYNDELRLGRIIRALRRREVLRLALGAVLGVNDIDATARGLTTVADVTIEAGMRAVRIVDDREYPPIAIIAMGRYGGQELGFGSDLDVLYVFDTRGFTGDNAAAAARGFITRLNTILEDVRLPIDLDADLRPEGKAGELVRSLDAYQTYYRKWSLGWEAQALLRARGAAGDAQVMSGFLAIADETRYRTCGLSEKEKREIRRIKARVEDERLPRGADPKRHLKLGRGSLSDVEWLVQTVQLDHGHSIPSLRTTSTIEALHVADEQGIIANVDRDTLERAWRLASQVRSAVYLYANTQTDVLPTDHAELEGVARLLGYAPGSGVELENDYLNATRRARAVFERLFYGDEQ, translated from the coding sequence ATGACGCGCACCAGTACACGCACCCGGCTCCTGCGCATCGGATTCACGGATTCGGTGGTGGCAAACGAGCGACTCACTTATCTAAGCGATGAGTTGGACGTATCGGTCTCCGAGATCCTGTGCTGTATCGAATCCGTCGATCCAGATCCGGATGCGGCTCTGGCCGGCTTGTGTGAGGTGTTGGATGCCGATTCTGCTGAGGTTGCAAAGTGGGTGTCAGATGGTGCTTTGCTCCAGACGGCATTCACGCTCATGGCAACATCGTCTGCGTTCGTTGGCCTGTTGCGTCGCCACCCAGAGGTCTTACCGCAGATCCATGAGCACGCGACTGAACTATCCGCTGCATCCGCCATCGAGGCTCGTCTCCAACATGCCATTGACGGCGCACCAGCCGGCAGTGAGGAAGCTATTTCCGCGCTGCGCGTGCAGTACCTAATGGAAGTCGCCAAGATCGCCCTGTACGACATCCGGCTGCCCGAACCCGCGGTATCGATACAACGGATCGGGAAGGTACTCGCTGACCTTGCCGATGCCGCAATGCGCGCAGCACTAGAGGTTGCCAAAGCGCAAGTGGTTGCCGCCGAACCCGGTTTTGGTCGCTGTAGTCAAGAACAGCTCGACGGCCTGAGCTTCGCGGTCATCGGTTTCGGCAAGTGTGGGGCGCAGGAGCTGAACTACATTTCGGATATCGACGTAATGTTCGTTGCGGAACCGAAGCCCGATAGCGATCTGGAAGTACATAACGCCATCAAGGTCGCGACCCGCCTCGCACAGGCACTCATGCGCATCACGAGTGATTTCGGTGCCGAACCTGCCCTGTGGGAGGTGGATGCGGGTCTTCGCCCCGAGGGTAAAGACGGTGAGCTGGTGCGCACGGTTGACAGCTACCTTCGCTACTACGAACGGTGGGCGAAGAACTGGGAGTTCATGGCGCTACTGAAAGCGCGGCCAATGGCAGGGGACACTGCCCTAGCTGAGCGATTCGTTAGCGCTGTCGAACCACTGGTTTGGCAATCGGGTAGTCGGGACGATTTTGTTAAGCAGACACAACGGATGCGCGCCCGAGTCATAGAACATATTCCAGCGGACGAAGCGGGGCGTGAACTCAAGCTCGGTTCTGGCGGTCTGCGTGATGTCGAGTTTCCAGTACAGCTACTGCAATTGGTGCACGGGCAGGTCGATGATTCGCTTCGGGTTGCGTCGACACTGGACGCAATCTCCGTACTCGCGGCCGGTGGTTATATCGGTCGCGATGATGCGGCAGAGTTCACCAACGACTACCGGTATCTCCGGCTGCTCGAACACCGCGTCCAGTTACGTACCCTGCATCGCACACACCTCATGCCGGATGATCCGCACGAACTTCGCGTGCTCGCTCGAGCAGCGCGGATGGGCACGAGCGCCGATCTCACCGCGGAACTCTCGCGTGTACAACGCCGAGTCCGAACGCTCCACAAGAAACTGTTCTTCCGTCCGCTCGTGGCCGCATCCGCGGGCCTGGATCCGGAAGCATTCCAGCTTGCCAGCGACCGCATCCTCACTCGCCTGCGCGCGATTGGCTACCTCGACCCGCAAGGCGCACTCGCCCACATCCAAGCCCTTACCCAAGGGGTGTCGCGTCGCAGCACGATGCAACGCCACCTATTGCCCGTGTTGCTGGAATGGTTCGCCGAGGGAACGAACCCCGATCAGGGGCTGCTCGCGTTCCGGAAGCTCTCCGAACAGAATGGTGACGCTTCGTGGTACCTACGATTGTTGCGGGACTCAAACCTCGCGGCTCGCCGGCTCTGCGATGCACTAGCCAACAGCACGTTCTGCGCCCGTTTCCTGGAGCTGTTCCCCGAGGCCGTGCAGTGGCTCGATAGTGATCGGTCGCTTACTCCTCGCAGTACTGAGCAGCTCTGGCCGGAACTGGCCAGCGCATTCACCCGGTACAACGATGAGCTGCGGCTGGGGCGAATCATTCGTGCGTTGCGCCGCAGAGAGGTACTGCGCCTCGCCCTTGGCGCAGTACTCGGTGTCAACGATATTGACGCTACGGCACGAGGGCTAACCACCGTTGCGGATGTGACGATCGAAGCTGGGATGCGAGCCGTTCGTATCGTTGATGATCGGGAGTACCCGCCGATTGCCATCATCGCTATGGGACGATACGGGGGACAGGAACTCGGGTTCGGTTCCGACCTGGACGTCCTGTACGTCTTCGACACCCGCGGGTTCACTGGAGATAACGCGGCTGCGGCAGCACGGGGGTTCATCACGCGGCTTAATACGATTCTCGAGGATGTACGCCTCCCAATCGACCTGGATGCGGATCTCCGTCCAGAGGGTAAGGCCGGTGAGCTCGTCCGCTCGCTGGATGCCTACCAGACCTACTATCGAAAGTGGTCGCTCGGTTGGGAGGCGCAGGCACTTTTACGTGCACGCGGAGCTGCCGGCGATGCACAGGTCATGTCTGGGTTCCTCGCGATCGCCGATGAAACGCGATACCGAACCTGTGGTCTGAGCGAGAAGGAAAAACGCGAAATCCGTCGTATCAAAGCTCGTGTCGAGGACGAGCGTCTGCCACGCGGCGCTGACCCCAAACGCCACCTTAAACTCGGTCGCGGCTCGCTATCGGATGTTGAATGGTTGGTGCAGACAGTCCAACTTGATCACGGTCACTCCATACCGAGTCTGCGCACCACATCGACGATCGAAGCCCTGCACGTCGCCGACGAACAGGGCATTATCGCGAACGTTGATCGAGACACACTCGAACGCGCGTGGCGGCTCGCGAGCCAGGTTCGATCGGCGGTGTACCTGTATGCGAACACACAAACCGATGTACTGCCGACCGACCATGCCGAACTTGAGGGGGTCGCGCGCTTACTCGGTTACGCGCCCGGTTCCGGAGTGGAGCTCGAAAACGACTATTTGAACGCTACCCGCCGTGCCCGCGCGGTATTCGAGCGACTGTTTTATGGCGATGAACAATAG
- the glnA gene encoding type I glutamate--ammonia ligase: protein MFTSPTELMDYIREHQVRFVDIRFADLPGVQQHFNIPASMVDEDFFTEGQLFDGSSIAGFASIQDSDLQLIPDVTTAYMDPFCTEPTLILCCDIYSPRTGEIYHRDPRQVAKKAEKYLASSGIADTAFFAPEAEFYLFDSVRHETVHNRSFYEVDVNEGSWNAGRAIEGGNLGNTMKIKGGYFPVTPVDRTSDVRDAISVAMMDAGLELERAHHEVGPGQQEINYRFNTMVHSADDLLKFKYIVKNVADDWGMVATFMPKPMFGGPGSGMHVHQSIWKDGEPLFYDESGYASLSNTARWYIGGLLKHAKAVAAFSNPSANSYHRLVKGYEAPINLVYSAGNRSAAIRIPTTGANPKAKRIEFRAPDASANPYLSFAAQLMAGLDGIQNRIEPLEPIDKDLYELPPEEAKNIPQMSTSLLESLQSLQEDNEFLLRGGVFTEDLIETWIEYKMDTEVRALAERPHPYEFDLTFGC, encoded by the coding sequence ATGTTTACCTCACCCACCGAGCTGATGGACTACATCCGCGAACACCAGGTCCGTTTCGTAGATATCCGATTCGCAGATCTGCCCGGTGTCCAGCAGCACTTCAACATTCCGGCCTCGATGGTGGATGAGGACTTCTTCACCGAAGGACAGCTCTTCGACGGGTCATCGATCGCAGGATTTGCGAGCATTCAGGACAGCGATCTACAGCTCATCCCAGACGTTACCACTGCGTACATGGACCCATTTTGCACGGAGCCAACGCTGATCCTCTGCTGCGATATTTATAGCCCCCGCACCGGTGAGATCTATCACCGCGATCCGCGTCAGGTCGCCAAGAAGGCAGAGAAGTACCTCGCCTCATCGGGAATCGCTGACACCGCATTCTTCGCCCCTGAGGCAGAGTTCTACCTGTTCGATTCCGTTCGACACGAAACGGTGCACAACCGTAGTTTCTACGAGGTTGACGTCAACGAGGGCTCATGGAATGCCGGCCGAGCCATCGAAGGCGGCAACCTCGGCAACACCATGAAGATCAAGGGAGGCTATTTCCCGGTTACACCGGTTGATCGCACCAGTGATGTTCGTGACGCAATTTCGGTTGCGATGATGGACGCAGGGCTCGAACTCGAGCGCGCGCACCACGAGGTCGGTCCCGGCCAGCAAGAGATTAACTACCGGTTCAACACCATGGTGCACTCGGCCGATGACCTGCTGAAGTTCAAATACATCGTAAAGAACGTGGCCGATGACTGGGGCATGGTCGCCACCTTCATGCCGAAGCCAATGTTTGGCGGGCCGGGCTCTGGTATGCACGTACACCAGTCCATTTGGAAGGACGGCGAACCGCTGTTCTATGACGAATCGGGTTACGCCTCGCTCTCCAATACCGCGCGCTGGTACATCGGTGGTCTACTCAAGCACGCGAAGGCGGTTGCTGCTTTTTCCAACCCGAGTGCTAACTCGTATCACCGTCTGGTTAAGGGCTACGAGGCGCCGATTAACCTGGTCTACTCGGCCGGTAACCGTTCAGCTGCCATTCGCATCCCCACCACCGGGGCGAACCCGAAAGCGAAGCGTATTGAGTTCCGGGCACCGGATGCATCCGCCAACCCGTACCTGTCGTTCGCAGCACAGCTTATGGCTGGTCTGGACGGCATCCAGAACCGCATTGAGCCGCTCGAACCAATCGACAAGGACCTGTACGAGCTGCCCCCGGAAGAGGCAAAGAACATCCCGCAGATGTCCACCTCGTTGCTCGAATCGCTGCAGTCCCTTCAGGAAGACAATGAGTTTCTGCTGCGCGGTGGTGTCTTCACCGAAGACCTCATCGAGACATGGATCGAGTACAAGATGGACACCGAGGTGCGCGCACTTGCTGAGCGGCCACACCCCTACGAGTTCGATCTCACCTTCGGCTGCTAG
- a CDS encoding DUF4191 domain-containing protein, translating into MAKNSKSSESNPGRMRQLVDVFKMTAKYDKPGVAMMFAGLLLPIIAAIVLCLFLYRGSVFMWIIMVLLGIMLGFVLFMRIMSWRAERVMYSQIDNQPGVTGAVLQASLRGQWRTSDMPVALNPRTKDVVFRAIGKPGVVLFTESNSAASKKLLADEQRKMQRTLPNVPIHHVLVGKDGVALADLRRHVKKLPKKLHRAEILAIDTRLQALKRNDLPIPKGVDPNRIRPSRSHLR; encoded by the coding sequence ATGGCAAAGAACTCCAAGAGCAGCGAATCGAACCCCGGCCGGATGAGACAGCTCGTCGATGTCTTTAAGATGACGGCGAAGTACGACAAGCCCGGTGTCGCCATGATGTTCGCGGGACTGTTACTGCCCATCATCGCGGCGATCGTGCTGTGCCTCTTCCTCTACCGAGGCAGCGTGTTCATGTGGATCATCATGGTGCTCTTGGGCATCATGCTCGGCTTCGTCTTGTTCATGCGAATCATGAGTTGGCGCGCCGAACGCGTTATGTATTCACAGATCGACAATCAGCCGGGCGTAACCGGAGCCGTGCTGCAGGCAAGTCTGCGCGGTCAGTGGCGCACCAGCGATATGCCTGTCGCACTCAACCCCCGCACGAAAGACGTTGTCTTCCGAGCCATTGGTAAGCCCGGCGTGGTGCTGTTTACCGAATCGAACAGCGCAGCATCCAAGAAGCTCCTCGCAGATGAGCAGCGCAAGATGCAACGAACACTGCCGAACGTACCGATTCACCACGTGCTGGTTGGCAAGGATGGTGTTGCTCTCGCGGATCTTCGCCGTCACGTAAAGAAGCTGCCAAAGAAGTTGCATCGAGCAGAGATTCTCGCAATCGACACTCGGTTGCAGGCCCTGAAACGAAACGACTTGCCGATCCCGAAGGGTGTGGATCCTAACCGCATCCGCCCGTCGCGGTCACACCTGCGCTAG
- a CDS encoding leucyl aminopeptidase: protein MAELKTNVTKFSSEVVTVVPVISGETPTVLASVDLGIDADRLTRLGVTGKAGETHRVLVSQPEGGEAPVLLAGIGKERTDDSLRRAAGVAARALRKDEQVVYDLAEATEAELEALLTGHLLGGYTFDRFRGTGCKDAQVSQVVGAAGASQSLLDRVGAIAGAVGLARDLVNTPPSNLVPEDFAQLAGEVFDEGGVKVEVWDEQRLADEACGGILGVGQGSQNPPCIVRLSYEPAGAKAHVALVGKGITFDSGGLSIKPAGSMVGMKFDMSGAASVLGTVLAASRLEIPVALTGWCMLAENMPSGSAIKPDDVLTTRSGQTVEVTNTDAEGRLVLCDGIALASEQRPDCIIDIATLTGAAVVALGDRTTGMVANDDGWAERMLSASRRSGEAFWQMPIPEEINERLKSPVADMVNSKPGDRSAGMLFAAAFLERFVGEAESGDALPWVHLDIAGPAETKCAYGYVAEGGSGIPVRTLIAMFEQLAAQ, encoded by the coding sequence ATGGCTGAGTTGAAAACTAACGTAACGAAGTTCTCGAGCGAAGTAGTAACGGTTGTGCCGGTTATTTCTGGCGAAACCCCCACCGTACTTGCCAGTGTTGATCTAGGCATCGATGCCGATCGACTCACGCGTTTGGGTGTGACTGGTAAGGCTGGTGAAACACATCGCGTGCTGGTATCACAGCCCGAAGGCGGGGAAGCTCCCGTGCTGCTCGCCGGTATCGGCAAGGAGCGAACGGACGATTCGCTGCGTCGTGCGGCGGGTGTTGCCGCACGCGCCCTGCGCAAGGACGAGCAAGTCGTCTACGACCTCGCGGAGGCAACCGAAGCCGAACTTGAAGCATTGCTGACCGGGCACCTGCTCGGTGGTTACACGTTCGACCGCTTCCGTGGCACCGGTTGCAAGGATGCGCAGGTGTCTCAGGTAGTCGGAGCTGCGGGCGCGAGTCAGTCGCTCCTTGACCGCGTCGGCGCCATCGCTGGTGCAGTGGGGCTCGCCCGCGACCTGGTGAACACTCCCCCGAGCAACCTGGTGCCCGAAGATTTCGCACAGCTCGCTGGTGAGGTCTTCGACGAGGGAGGCGTCAAGGTTGAGGTTTGGGATGAACAGCGGCTCGCAGACGAAGCCTGCGGCGGCATCCTCGGCGTCGGCCAAGGATCGCAGAACCCGCCTTGCATTGTCCGGTTGTCATATGAGCCGGCCGGAGCAAAAGCACATGTGGCGCTGGTCGGGAAGGGAATCACCTTCGACTCGGGAGGCCTGTCGATCAAGCCTGCCGGTTCTATGGTTGGCATGAAGTTTGACATGAGCGGTGCCGCATCGGTGCTGGGTACGGTTCTTGCGGCCTCTCGGCTGGAGATTCCAGTAGCACTGACCGGATGGTGCATGCTCGCCGAAAACATGCCTTCCGGTTCCGCAATTAAGCCCGACGATGTGCTCACTACCCGCTCGGGCCAGACGGTAGAGGTAACGAACACGGATGCGGAAGGTCGCTTGGTACTCTGCGACGGCATCGCGCTCGCTTCCGAACAGCGACCGGATTGCATCATCGATATTGCCACCCTTACGGGTGCTGCCGTGGTTGCGCTCGGTGATCGGACCACCGGTATGGTCGCCAACGATGATGGGTGGGCCGAACGTATGCTTTCGGCATCACGCCGAAGCGGCGAAGCGTTCTGGCAGATGCCGATTCCAGAGGAAATTAATGAGCGGTTGAAGTCTCCTGTAGCCGACATGGTGAACTCCAAGCCCGGTGATCGCTCCGCCGGCATGCTCTTCGCTGCTGCCTTCCTGGAACGGTTCGTCGGTGAAGCAGAATCGGGTGACGCACTCCCCTGGGTTCACCTCGATATTGCCGGTCCTGCCGAGACCAAGTGCGCGTACGGCTATGTTGCCGAAGGCGGTAGCGGCATCCCCGTTCGCACGCTGATTGCGATGTTTGAACAGCTGGCAGCGCAGTAA